Proteins encoded by one window of Streptomyces sp. NBC_01571:
- the nrfD gene encoding NrfD/PsrC family molybdoenzyme membrane anchor subunit produces the protein MSGDGSTGHGGHRSGRGRGRRGDDEGSREQSMVPRAEFRSYYGRPVLKPPVWEWKIPAYLFTGGLSAGAALLAAGADLTGRPRLRRAGRVGGFATLLVSMYLLVADLGRPERFHHMMRVAKPSSPMSVGTWILIAYGPGSALAAAAELVPTAWRTTLPGRLLHLAARPAGLSAALFAPGVASYTAVLLSQTAVPAWHDARSELPFVFTGSAAAGAGGLGMLLAPVAEAGPARRFGVVGAAAEIVASRLIDRRPGFVTRAYTTGHPHRLRKASEYLTLAGAVTALTLARRSRAAAAVGGLALMAGSVLQRFGTFEAGVTSAKDPAYVVKPQRERLDARREERDGA, from the coding sequence ATGAGCGGGGACGGGTCGACCGGGCACGGCGGCCATCGCTCCGGCCGGGGGCGGGGCCGGAGAGGGGACGACGAGGGGAGCCGCGAGCAGTCCATGGTGCCGCGGGCGGAGTTCCGCTCGTACTACGGGCGTCCGGTGCTCAAGCCGCCGGTGTGGGAGTGGAAGATCCCCGCGTATCTGTTCACCGGCGGGCTGTCGGCCGGCGCCGCGCTGCTCGCGGCAGGCGCGGACCTGACGGGGCGTCCGCGCCTGCGGCGGGCGGGCCGTGTCGGTGGCTTCGCCACCCTGCTGGTGAGCATGTACCTGCTGGTCGCGGACCTTGGCCGGCCCGAGCGGTTCCACCACATGATGAGGGTCGCCAAGCCGAGTTCACCGATGTCCGTCGGCACATGGATCCTCATCGCCTACGGGCCCGGCAGCGCGCTGGCGGCCGCGGCCGAGCTGGTGCCCACCGCCTGGCGCACCACGTTGCCCGGGCGGCTGCTGCACCTGGCGGCCCGCCCGGCCGGCCTGTCCGCGGCCCTGTTCGCCCCCGGGGTCGCCTCGTACACGGCGGTCCTGCTCTCGCAGACGGCGGTGCCCGCCTGGCACGACGCCCGCAGCGAGCTGCCCTTCGTGTTCACCGGCTCCGCGGCGGCCGGCGCCGGCGGCCTCGGCATGCTGCTGGCTCCGGTGGCGGAGGCGGGCCCGGCGCGGCGGTTCGGCGTGGTGGGGGCGGCGGCCGAGATCGTCGCGTCCCGGCTCATCGACCGGCGTCCCGGCTTCGTGACCCGGGCGTACACCACCGGCCACCCGCACCGCCTGCGGAAGGCTTCCGAGTACCTCACCCTGGCCGGCGCGGTCACCGCGCTCACCCTCGCCCGGCGCAGCCGCGCGGCCGCCGCCGTGGGCGGACTGGCCCTGATGGCGGGCAGCGTCCTGCAGCGCTTCGGCACCTTCGAGGCCGGCGTGACCTCCGCGAAGGACCCGGCCTACGTGGTGAAGCCGCAACGCGAACGCCTGGACGCCCGCCGCGAGGAGCGGGACGGGGCGTGA
- the selA gene encoding L-seryl-tRNA(Sec) selenium transferase, whose translation MDRDHASATDSAPPVDALRRLPRTDVLLADPRLTAAARRLGRELVKDVVARVQTRARTGEVPIGEIADHAVAALPATASALRPVINATGVLLHTNLGRAALSAAARDAVLAASGTTDVELDLATGARSRRGSSTLDALLRRVPAAEAAHVVNNGAAALVLAATALAQGREIIVGRGEMVEIGDGFRLPDLLESTGARLREVGTTNRTTPDDYAAALGPDTGFILKVHPSNFRVMGFTREASVAELAPLGVPVVADIGSGLLTPEPALPGEPDATSWLRAGASLVTASGDKLLGGPQCGLLLGDAELVRRSARHPLARALRVDKLTLAALEATVRGPEPPALTALRADPAELRRRAERLAEKLRADGFDSRAVDSGAVVGGGGAPGVTLPSAAVSLPVEYAALLRGTDPAVLARVEDGRCLLDLRAVPVDVDARLAEAVRRAGAHRETARRGTGT comes from the coding sequence ATGGACCGCGACCACGCCTCCGCCACGGACTCCGCCCCGCCCGTCGACGCGTTGCGGCGGCTGCCCCGCACCGACGTGCTGCTGGCCGATCCCCGGCTCACCGCGGCGGCGCGACGGCTGGGGCGGGAGCTGGTCAAGGACGTGGTCGCAAGGGTGCAGACACGGGCGAGGACGGGCGAGGTGCCCATCGGTGAGATCGCCGATCATGCCGTCGCCGCCCTGCCGGCCACCGCGTCGGCCCTGCGTCCGGTCATCAACGCCACCGGTGTGCTGCTCCACACCAACCTGGGCCGGGCCGCGCTCTCGGCCGCGGCCCGCGACGCCGTGCTGGCCGCCTCCGGCACGACGGACGTGGAACTCGACCTCGCCACCGGAGCCCGCTCCCGACGGGGCTCGTCCACGCTCGACGCCCTGTTGCGTCGCGTGCCGGCCGCCGAGGCCGCGCACGTGGTCAACAACGGCGCGGCGGCGCTGGTACTGGCCGCCACCGCGCTCGCCCAGGGGCGGGAGATCATCGTCGGTCGCGGCGAGATGGTGGAGATCGGGGACGGTTTCCGGCTGCCCGACCTGCTGGAGTCCACCGGCGCCCGGCTGCGTGAGGTCGGCACGACCAACCGCACCACGCCCGACGACTACGCCGCGGCCCTCGGACCGGACACCGGCTTCATCCTGAAGGTCCACCCCTCCAACTTCCGTGTCATGGGCTTCACCCGGGAGGCGTCCGTGGCCGAGCTGGCCCCGCTCGGCGTGCCCGTGGTGGCGGACATCGGCTCGGGTCTGCTCACCCCGGAACCGGCGCTGCCCGGGGAGCCCGACGCGACGAGTTGGCTGCGCGCCGGGGCATCCCTGGTCACCGCCAGCGGCGACAAGCTGCTCGGCGGACCGCAGTGCGGACTGCTGCTGGGCGACGCCGAGCTGGTGCGGCGGTCGGCCCGTCACCCGCTGGCCCGCGCACTGCGCGTGGACAAGCTGACACTGGCGGCCCTGGAGGCGACGGTGCGCGGACCGGAGCCCCCGGCTCTGACCGCGTTGCGCGCCGACCCCGCGGAGCTGCGGCGGCGCGCCGAGCGGCTCGCGGAGAAGCTGCGGGCGGACGGGTTCGACAGCCGTGCCGTCGACTCCGGGGCGGTGGTCGGCGGGGGCGGCGCACCCGGTGTGACGCTGCCCAGCGCCGCCGTCTCACTGCCCGTCGAGTACGCGGCGCTGCTGCGCGGCACGGACCCCGCCGTGCTGGCCCGCGTCGAGGACGGCCGCTGTCTGCTCGACCTGCGGGCGGTGCCGGTGGACGTCGACGCACGACTGGCGGAGGCGGTACGCCGGGCCGGAGCCCACCGGGAGACAGCCCGGCGGGGAACCGGAACCTGA
- the fdh gene encoding formate dehydrogenase, whose protein sequence is MGLKRWMNAWPVYRQLTGTDPLGRGKAAQSARSAGLGARTETADRVVNSVCPFCAVGCAQRVYVKDERVVQIEGDPDSPISRGRLCPKGSASKQLVTGPQREQHVLYRPPYGTEWQRLDLDTAVDMVADRVLDARRKGWQDTDENGRTLRRTMGLASLGGATLDNEENYLIKKLFTALGALQIENQARIUHSATVPGLGASLGRGGATDYLQDLVNTDCIIIMGSNMAEAHPVGFQWVIEAKARGARVIHIDPRFTRTSAHADQHVTIRAGTDIAFLGGVINHILSHGLDFREYVRAYTNAPFLVNERFQDTEDLDGLFSGYDPHTAAYDASSWAYESVAAQERPGRHAKETSEPYQHGAKGPLVEDSERATEADPTLEHPRCVFQVLKRHFARYTPEMVERICGVPQELFLDVCRAWTENSGRERTTALVYSVGWTQHSVGAQYIRAGSIAQLLLGNIGRPGSGIFALRGHASIQGSTDIPTLFNLLPGYLPMPDTGHEDLAGYLDGVRGTQQKGYWGDADAYMVSLLKEYWGDAATAENDYCFDYLPRINGDHGTYRTAMDMVDGKVFGYFLLGQNPAVGSAHGRLQRLGMANLDWLVVRDLVMIESASFWKDAPEIETGEIVTERCRTEVFFFPASSHVEKAGTFTQTQRMLQWRDQAVEPAGDQRSELWFFHQLAVRIKQRLAGSTDERDRPVLDLAWDYEVEGDEPSPADVLRHINGIDLRTGRTVDGYPDLKADGSTACGCWIYSGVYAGETNQSRRRTSRLESGPYDAEWGWTWPLNRRVLYNRASADPDGRPWSERKKLIWWDEEAGEWTGNDTPDFERTKPPGYRPPAGASGPAALSGNDAFIMMSDGKAWLFAPAGLADGPLPTHYEPHESPMRNLLYGQQGNPVRKVYGRADNPSNPAPPEAHAQVFPYVFTAARLTEHHTAGAMSRQLPYLAELQPALFVEVSPELARERGLHHLDWAHVITSRTAVDARVVVTDRMAPLRIDGRVVHQVWMPYHWGTTGLTKGDVVNDLIGVVVDPNVFIQESKVLTCDVRPGRRPRGPALLEYVREYRRRAGITTKTGTRIATAGGRTERAHTEPDDRPEEPS, encoded by the coding sequence ATGGGCCTGAAACGGTGGATGAACGCGTGGCCGGTGTACCGGCAGCTCACCGGCACGGACCCGCTGGGCCGCGGCAAAGCGGCCCAGTCGGCCCGCTCCGCAGGTCTCGGTGCCCGCACGGAGACCGCGGACCGGGTGGTGAACTCGGTGTGCCCGTTCTGCGCGGTGGGCTGCGCCCAGCGCGTCTACGTCAAGGACGAGCGCGTCGTCCAGATCGAGGGCGATCCCGACAGTCCGATCTCCCGCGGCCGCCTGTGCCCCAAGGGCTCCGCCAGCAAGCAGCTCGTCACGGGACCGCAGCGCGAGCAGCATGTCCTCTACCGGCCGCCGTACGGCACCGAGTGGCAGCGGCTCGACCTGGACACCGCCGTGGACATGGTGGCCGACCGGGTGCTCGACGCCCGCCGCAAAGGCTGGCAGGACACCGACGAGAACGGCAGGACACTCCGTCGCACCATGGGCCTGGCCAGCCTCGGCGGCGCCACGCTGGACAACGAGGAGAACTACCTCATCAAGAAGCTGTTCACCGCCCTCGGCGCGCTGCAGATCGAGAACCAGGCCCGTATTTGACACTCCGCCACGGTTCCCGGTCTGGGAGCCTCGCTCGGACGTGGCGGCGCCACGGACTACCTGCAGGACCTCGTCAACACCGACTGCATCATCATCATGGGCTCGAACATGGCCGAGGCCCATCCCGTCGGGTTCCAGTGGGTCATCGAGGCCAAGGCGCGCGGCGCCAGGGTCATCCACATCGACCCGCGCTTCACACGCACCAGCGCGCACGCCGACCAGCACGTCACCATCAGGGCCGGGACCGACATCGCGTTCCTCGGCGGCGTGATCAACCACATCCTCAGCCACGGCCTGGACTTCCGTGAGTACGTGCGGGCGTACACCAACGCCCCCTTCCTGGTGAACGAACGGTTCCAGGACACCGAGGACCTGGACGGACTGTTCAGCGGCTACGACCCGCACACCGCGGCGTACGACGCGTCGAGCTGGGCCTACGAGAGCGTCGCGGCGCAGGAGCGGCCGGGCAGGCACGCGAAGGAGACCTCCGAGCCCTACCAGCACGGTGCCAAGGGCCCGCTCGTCGAGGACTCCGAGAGGGCCACCGAGGCCGACCCCACCCTGGAGCATCCCCGCTGTGTGTTCCAGGTGCTCAAACGGCACTTCGCGCGCTACACCCCGGAGATGGTGGAGCGCATCTGCGGGGTACCTCAGGAGCTGTTCCTCGACGTGTGCCGGGCCTGGACGGAGAACTCCGGGCGGGAGCGGACCACCGCCCTGGTCTACAGCGTCGGCTGGACCCAGCACTCCGTGGGCGCCCAGTACATCCGGGCGGGGTCGATCGCGCAGCTCCTGCTGGGCAACATCGGCCGTCCGGGAAGTGGGATCTTCGCGCTGCGCGGTCACGCCAGCATCCAGGGCTCCACGGACATTCCCACGCTCTTCAACCTGCTGCCGGGCTATCTGCCGATGCCCGACACCGGCCACGAGGACCTCGCCGGGTACCTGGACGGCGTCCGCGGCACGCAGCAGAAGGGCTATTGGGGCGACGCCGACGCCTACATGGTGTCGCTGCTCAAGGAGTACTGGGGCGACGCGGCCACGGCGGAGAACGACTACTGCTTCGACTACCTGCCCCGGATCAACGGCGACCACGGCACGTACCGCACCGCGATGGACATGGTCGACGGGAAGGTCTTCGGCTACTTCCTGCTCGGCCAGAACCCGGCGGTCGGCTCGGCGCACGGCCGTCTGCAGCGCCTCGGCATGGCGAACCTCGACTGGCTGGTCGTCCGCGACCTCGTCATGATCGAGAGCGCGTCGTTCTGGAAGGACGCGCCGGAGATCGAGACCGGCGAGATCGTCACCGAGCGCTGCCGCACGGAGGTGTTCTTCTTCCCCGCGTCCTCGCACGTCGAGAAGGCCGGCACCTTCACCCAGACGCAGCGGATGCTGCAGTGGCGCGACCAGGCCGTGGAACCCGCCGGGGACCAGCGCTCCGAGCTGTGGTTCTTCCACCAGCTCGCCGTACGCATCAAGCAGCGGCTGGCCGGTTCGACCGACGAACGCGACCGCCCGGTCCTCGACCTGGCGTGGGACTACGAGGTCGAGGGCGACGAGCCCTCTCCCGCGGACGTGCTGCGCCACATCAACGGCATCGACCTGCGCACCGGCCGCACCGTCGACGGCTACCCCGATCTCAAGGCCGACGGCAGCACCGCCTGCGGCTGCTGGATCTACAGCGGCGTGTACGCAGGGGAGACCAACCAGTCCCGGCGGCGCACCTCCCGACTGGAGTCGGGTCCGTACGACGCGGAGTGGGGCTGGACCTGGCCGCTCAACCGGCGTGTGCTCTACAACCGCGCCTCGGCCGACCCGGACGGGCGCCCTTGGAGCGAGCGGAAGAAGCTGATCTGGTGGGACGAGGAGGCCGGCGAGTGGACCGGCAACGACACCCCGGACTTCGAACGCACCAAACCGCCGGGCTACCGGCCCCCGGCCGGGGCGTCCGGCCCGGCGGCACTGAGCGGCAACGACGCGTTCATCATGATGAGCGACGGCAAGGCATGGCTGTTCGCCCCGGCCGGGCTCGCCGACGGGCCGCTTCCCACGCACTACGAACCGCACGAATCGCCGATGCGCAACCTGCTGTACGGGCAGCAGGGCAACCCGGTGCGAAAGGTCTACGGGCGCGCCGACAACCCGTCCAACCCGGCACCGCCTGAGGCGCACGCCCAGGTGTTCCCGTACGTGTTCACCGCGGCCCGGCTGACCGAGCACCACACAGCGGGAGCCATGAGCCGCCAACTCCCCTACCTGGCGGAACTCCAGCCCGCGCTGTTCGTCGAGGTGTCGCCCGAACTGGCGCGGGAGCGCGGTCTGCACCACCTGGACTGGGCCCACGTCATCACCAGCCGGACGGCGGTCGACGCGCGCGTGGTCGTCACGGACCGCATGGCGCCGCTGCGCATCGACGGCCGCGTCGTCCACCAGGTCTGGATGCCGTACCACTGGGGCACGACGGGCCTCACCAAGGGCGACGTGGTCAACGACCTGATCGGCGTGGTGGTCGACCCGAACGTGTTCATCCAGGAGAGCAAGGTGCTGACCTGCGACGTACGGCCCGGGCGGCGTCCGCGGGGGCCTGCCCTGCTCGAGTACGTGCGGGAGTACCGCCGCCGGGCCGGCATCACCACGAAGACCGGCACCCGTATCGCGACGGCCGGCGGCCGTACCGAGCGTGCCCACACCGAACCGGACGACCGGCCGGAGGAACCGTCATGA
- a CDS encoding 4Fe-4S dicluster domain-containing protein, which translates to MTSENSFHGPLADPAGDAGHLDHPPRVGFFTDTSVCIGCKACEVACKEWNGIPEDGIDLLGMSFDNTGMLGASSWRHVAFIEQERPLGEQDAGLADLPVGPSSTEGTPEIVADALEFAKRGGGDLGTAPVDLGFPSVGLPGAGTGAETRTQFRWLMSSDVCKHCTHAGCLDVCPTGALFRTEFGTVVVQPDICNGCGYCVSGCPYGVIDRRPDDGRAWKCTMCYDRLRDGLEPACAKACPTDSIQFGPLDELRERADRRLATLHEAGVPEAQLYGRDPEDGVGGDGAFFLLLDDPEVYGLPPDPIVPTRDLMSMWKHAGAAASALLAVSAAVFLGGGRR; encoded by the coding sequence ATGACGAGTGAGAACAGCTTCCACGGGCCGCTCGCGGACCCGGCCGGCGACGCCGGCCACCTCGACCACCCGCCGCGGGTGGGCTTCTTCACCGACACCTCGGTGTGCATCGGCTGCAAGGCCTGCGAGGTGGCCTGCAAGGAGTGGAACGGCATCCCGGAGGACGGCATCGACCTGCTGGGCATGTCCTTCGACAACACCGGCATGCTGGGCGCCAGCTCGTGGCGGCACGTCGCCTTCATCGAACAGGAGCGGCCACTGGGCGAGCAGGACGCGGGACTCGCCGACCTGCCCGTCGGTCCGTCCAGCACGGAGGGCACGCCCGAGATCGTGGCCGACGCCCTGGAGTTCGCCAAGCGCGGCGGCGGGGACCTCGGCACCGCACCGGTGGACCTGGGCTTCCCCTCCGTCGGCCTGCCCGGGGCCGGGACGGGCGCGGAGACCCGCACCCAGTTCCGCTGGCTGATGTCCTCGGACGTGTGCAAGCACTGCACGCACGCCGGCTGCCTCGACGTATGTCCCACCGGCGCCCTGTTCCGCACCGAGTTCGGCACCGTGGTGGTACAGCCCGACATCTGCAACGGCTGCGGCTACTGCGTGTCCGGCTGCCCCTACGGTGTCATCGACCGGCGGCCCGACGACGGGCGCGCCTGGAAGTGCACCATGTGCTACGACCGGCTGCGCGACGGGCTGGAACCGGCGTGCGCCAAGGCGTGCCCGACCGACTCCATCCAGTTCGGCCCCCTGGACGAGCTGCGCGAACGCGCCGACCGACGCCTCGCGACGCTGCACGAGGCCGGGGTGCCCGAGGCCCAGCTCTACGGCCGCGACCCCGAGGACGGCGTCGGCGGCGACGGCGCGTTCTTCCTGCTGCTGGACGACCCCGAGGTGTACGGGCTGCCACCGGACCCGATCGTGCCGACCCGCGACCTGATGTCGATGTGGAAGCACGCGGGCGCGGCGGCGTCGGCTCTGCTTGCCGTCTCGGCGGCGGTCTTCCTGGGTGGGGGACGGCGATGA